In Bacteroidota bacterium, the genomic stretch CCTCTTGCTAAAGCTGGCGGCAATTCATGGCTGTCGATAAAACACAAAAAAAATGAAAACAGCAAACATGGAGTTACATATGACATCTTAAAATCAATTATTTCTTATTGAAATAATGAGCCTTATTTTTTATGCAGAAGCACAACATTCTCCACATGGAAAGTATGGGGAAACATATCCACGGGTTGCACTTTCATCACTTTGTATTTTTCCCCCAGAAGGTTCAAATCCCTTGCCTGTGTTGCCGGGTTGCAGCTGACATATACAATTCTTTGGGGTCCGGCGGCAAGAATGGTTGCTACCACATCGGCATGCATGCCCGCCCGCGGTGGGTCGATGATCATTACGTCGGGATGGCCGTGTGCGGCAATAAAATCAAGGCTCATTACATTTTTCAGATCTCCTGCAAAGAAAGAAGTGTTCTCTATGCCGTTTATCCTTGAATTGATTTTCGCATCTTCAATGGCTTCGGGTACATACTCAATTCCGATAACTTTTTTGGCCTGACGGGCAACGAAATTGGCTATTGTCCCCGTCCCTGTATACAGGTCATAAACGGTTTCCGAAGGTTGAATGTTGGCAAAATCCCTTGCCGTCTGGTAAAGTTTGAAAGCCTGTTCAGAGTTGGTCTGGAAGAAGGATTTGGGGCCGATTTTAAATTTCAGCCCTTCAATTTCTTCGTAGATGCAATCCCCATCTTTAAAAGGAATAATTTCCTGGTCTTCAAGGCTGTCATTGGCTTTTTCGTTGATGACATACAGCAGGGAGGTGATTTGCGGGAACTTTTCAACCAGTCCGTTAAGTAATAATTCCCTTTGCGTTTTATCTTCATGGGCAAAGGAAACGATAACCATTAATTGTCCGGTGGTAGCCGTCCGGATAATCAGGTTGCGGAGAAATCCCTCATGGCTTCGCAGGTCGAAGAATGGCAAATTATGCTGTAGGGCATAGTTCTTGACCCAGAGTCTGATTTCGTTTGAAGGATCTTTTTGCAGGGCGCAGAATTTGATATCGAGCACCTTGTCAAATTTGCCGGGGATATGAAAGCCCAGAGCTTCAGGATCGTCAAAACTTTTTCCGGAATCAACTTCTTCCTGGGTAAGCCAGCGGTTATTTGAAAAGGTAAATTCCAGCTTGTTGCGGTAAAAGGTGGTTTTCTCAGAAGGAATGATCGTGCTGATTTCGGGCAGTTCGATTTTTCCAATGCGCTGCAGGTTATCGCTCACCTGTTTCTGTTTATATTTCAGTTGTTCTGCATAAGGCAGCATCTGCCACGAACAACCGCCGCAAATGCCAAAATGAGGGCAGACCGGTTCAACCCTTAGCGAAGAAAATTTGTGAAATTTCACAGGGAAA encodes the following:
- the rlmD gene encoding 23S rRNA (uracil(1939)-C(5))-methyltransferase RlmD, with protein sequence MSRKKTLPLLEQVEITDVGAEGKAIARINNIVVFVNGVIPGDVVDLQVKRKRKSYMEAFPVKFHKFSSLRVEPVCPHFGICGGCSWQMLPYAEQLKYKQKQVSDNLQRIGKIELPEISTIIPSEKTTFYRNKLEFTFSNNRWLTQEEVDSGKSFDDPEALGFHIPGKFDKVLDIKFCALQKDPSNEIRLWVKNYALQHNLPFFDLRSHEGFLRNLIIRTATTGQLMVIVSFAHEDKTQRELLLNGLVEKFPQITSLLYVINEKANDSLEDQEIIPFKDGDCIYEEIEGLKFKIGPKSFFQTNSEQAFKLYQTARDFANIQPSETVYDLYTGTGTIANFVARQAKKVIGIEYVPEAIEDAKINSRINGIENTSFFAGDLKNVMSLDFIAAHGHPDVMIIDPPRAGMHADVVATILAAGPQRIVYVSCNPATQARDLNLLGEKYKVMKVQPVDMFPHTFHVENVVLLHKK